Proteins from a single region of Streptomyces vinaceus:
- the cobT gene encoding nicotinate-nucleotide--dimethylbenzimidazole phosphoribosyltransferase, producing the protein MTDTGQVPGEGLPDNAGMVDQQGIPAPVQHPAPAPAPVQGGYAFQDLVDNPAEAEDEELLLMPSGQGSWSDPQVVPPAPAFPVETSYGDAPYAEYPEAQAAYAEPAYPAFPDPAYGDASYSAGAHEAGGRDSGALDLGGLVVPPPAAAAAAPAAPVVPPAPARRPLHMGPPVPEATGGVVRSLADRGPAAAPVTPVVPVAQMAAPAAPAPVAAPVAPIPVQVAGPPTVGPEYLDVTGPEAAAVPAAPQPGEIPPQAGAPWTAEPVAVAEHAAEPAAAEPIAPEPVVAPEAGVAPEAPVAAEAPAEAPAAAEAAEPEPAAAPEPEPVAVAVPVVEPAPEPLAEAPVAEPVAAGPVEVPVAPAAGPEPVMAEAAPVEVAVADVPAADAPVVEAPAAGPEAPSAQAPAQAPQAPEAPQVPEAPRPAEAVEAVEAVEPVATEAPIAPVAVEPVPETAPQPVAVEPDAAAEPAPEPLAAPEPAPEPVVVPAADPAAEAAAEAAPEQFVALAPVVEPSAGEAAPAYADAEREAVLRVMRERRDIRNGFRTDPIPHEVLLRVLEAAHHAPSVGHSQPWDFVVIRSAETRRTMHELAQRQREAYAKSLPKGRAKQFKELKIEAILDTPVNIVVTADPTRGGRHTLGRHTQPQMAPYSSALAVENLWLAARAEGLGVGWVSFFDEREMVRELGLPEHLEVVAYLCVGYVDEFPEEPELAQAGWSQRRPLAWVVHEETYGRRALPGEEPHDLLSETVASIRPLDAKALGEAWERQKRMTKPAGALGMLEIISAQLSGLSRVCPPPIPEPAAVAIFAGDHGVHAQGVTPWPQEVTTQMVANFLGGGAVCNAFANQVGAEVCVIDVGVAGDLPATPGLLPRKVRPGTADLSTGPAMTREEAVAAIEVGIETARDLVAAGNKALLTGEMGIANTTVSAALISVFTGVDPAEVTGRGTGINDETHARKVEVVRRALELHQPDPADPVGVLAAIGGLEHAAIVGLLLGGASLRTPVILDGVSAGAAALVARAIAPESLSACIAGHRSAEPGHVAALNKLGLRPLVDLDLRLGEGTGALLALPLVQSAARAMHEVATFDSAGVTEK; encoded by the coding sequence ATGACTGACACCGGCCAGGTACCGGGCGAGGGTCTCCCGGACAACGCGGGCATGGTGGATCAGCAGGGCATTCCCGCTCCGGTCCAGCACCCGGCCCCCGCCCCCGCGCCCGTCCAGGGCGGCTACGCCTTCCAGGACCTCGTGGACAACCCGGCCGAGGCGGAGGACGAGGAACTGCTGCTCATGCCGAGCGGCCAGGGCTCGTGGAGCGACCCGCAGGTCGTGCCGCCGGCGCCGGCCTTCCCGGTCGAGACCTCCTACGGCGACGCTCCCTACGCCGAGTACCCCGAGGCGCAGGCCGCTTACGCGGAGCCCGCCTACCCCGCGTTCCCCGATCCCGCCTACGGCGACGCCTCCTACAGCGCCGGTGCGCACGAGGCCGGGGGCCGCGATTCCGGCGCGCTCGACCTCGGCGGCCTCGTGGTCCCGCCGCCGGCGGCCGCCGCGGCGGCTCCGGCCGCGCCCGTGGTCCCGCCGGCCCCTGCCCGCCGGCCGCTGCACATGGGCCCGCCGGTGCCCGAGGCCACCGGCGGAGTCGTACGTTCCCTCGCCGACCGGGGTCCGGCGGCGGCTCCCGTGACGCCCGTCGTGCCCGTGGCGCAGATGGCCGCTCCGGCGGCGCCCGCGCCCGTCGCCGCTCCGGTGGCGCCGATCCCGGTCCAGGTGGCCGGGCCGCCGACGGTGGGCCCCGAGTACCTGGACGTCACGGGCCCCGAGGCCGCCGCCGTCCCGGCCGCGCCGCAGCCGGGGGAGATCCCGCCGCAGGCGGGAGCCCCGTGGACGGCGGAGCCGGTGGCCGTGGCGGAGCACGCCGCCGAGCCGGCCGCCGCCGAGCCCATCGCCCCCGAGCCCGTGGTGGCGCCCGAGGCCGGGGTGGCCCCCGAGGCACCGGTGGCCGCCGAGGCGCCCGCCGAAGCCCCCGCAGCCGCGGAGGCCGCCGAGCCGGAGCCGGCCGCGGCGCCGGAGCCCGAGCCGGTCGCCGTCGCCGTACCCGTCGTGGAACCGGCGCCGGAGCCCCTCGCCGAGGCGCCCGTCGCCGAGCCGGTCGCCGCCGGGCCCGTCGAGGTCCCGGTGGCGCCCGCTGCCGGGCCGGAGCCGGTCATGGCCGAGGCCGCGCCGGTGGAGGTCGCGGTGGCCGACGTACCCGCGGCGGACGCACCCGTGGTCGAGGCGCCGGCCGCCGGGCCCGAGGCCCCGTCCGCGCAGGCGCCGGCGCAGGCCCCCCAGGCCCCGGAAGCCCCGCAGGTCCCCGAAGCCCCCCGGCCCGCCGAGGCCGTCGAGGCCGTCGAGGCCGTCGAGCCGGTCGCCACCGAGGCCCCGATCGCCCCCGTCGCCGTGGAGCCCGTACCGGAGACGGCCCCGCAGCCCGTCGCCGTGGAGCCCGACGCCGCTGCCGAACCCGCGCCGGAGCCGCTCGCCGCGCCCGAGCCCGCGCCCGAGCCGGTCGTCGTACCGGCCGCCGATCCGGCGGCCGAGGCCGCCGCGGAGGCCGCGCCCGAGCAGTTCGTCGCCCTCGCACCCGTCGTGGAGCCCTCCGCGGGCGAGGCGGCCCCCGCCTACGCGGACGCCGAGCGCGAGGCCGTCCTGCGCGTCATGCGCGAGCGCCGCGACATCCGCAACGGCTTCCGCACCGACCCGATCCCGCACGAGGTGCTCCTGCGCGTCCTGGAGGCCGCGCACCACGCGCCCAGCGTGGGTCACTCCCAGCCCTGGGACTTCGTCGTCATCCGTTCGGCCGAGACCCGCCGGACCATGCACGAGCTCGCCCAGCGCCAGCGCGAGGCCTACGCCAAGTCGCTGCCCAAGGGCCGGGCGAAGCAGTTCAAGGAACTCAAGATCGAGGCCATCCTCGACACCCCGGTGAACATCGTCGTCACCGCCGACCCCACCCGCGGCGGCCGCCACACCCTCGGCCGGCACACCCAGCCGCAGATGGCCCCGTACTCCTCGGCCCTCGCCGTCGAGAACCTCTGGCTCGCCGCGCGCGCCGAGGGCCTCGGCGTCGGCTGGGTCAGCTTCTTCGACGAGCGCGAGATGGTCCGCGAACTCGGCCTGCCCGAGCACCTGGAGGTCGTCGCGTACCTGTGCGTCGGCTACGTGGACGAGTTCCCGGAGGAGCCCGAGCTGGCACAGGCCGGCTGGTCGCAGCGCCGGCCGCTGGCCTGGGTCGTGCACGAGGAGACGTACGGCCGCCGCGCGCTGCCCGGCGAGGAGCCGCACGACCTGCTCTCGGAGACGGTCGCCAGCATCCGCCCGCTCGATGCGAAGGCCCTCGGCGAGGCGTGGGAGCGCCAGAAGCGCATGACCAAGCCCGCCGGGGCCCTGGGCATGCTCGAAATCATCTCCGCACAGCTGTCCGGCCTCTCCCGGGTCTGCCCGCCGCCGATCCCGGAGCCGGCCGCGGTCGCGATCTTCGCGGGCGACCACGGGGTGCACGCCCAGGGCGTCACCCCGTGGCCCCAGGAGGTCACGACGCAGATGGTGGCCAACTTCCTGGGTGGCGGCGCGGTCTGCAACGCGTTCGCGAACCAGGTCGGCGCCGAGGTCTGCGTGATCGACGTCGGCGTGGCCGGGGACCTGCCCGCCACCCCCGGCCTGCTCCCGCGCAAGGTCCGCCCGGGCACCGCGGACCTCTCCACGGGCCCGGCGATGACCCGCGAGGAGGCCGTCGCGGCCATCGAGGTGGGCATCGAGACGGCCCGCGACCTCGTCGCGGCCGGCAACAAGGCACTGCTCACGGGCGAGATGGGCATCGCGAACACCACGGTGTCCGCGGCCCTGATCTCGGTCTTCACCGGGGTCGACCCGGCGGAGGTCACCGGCCGCGGCACGGGCATCAACGACGAGACCCACGCCCGCAAGGTCGAGGTCGTACGCCGCGCGCTGGAGCTCCACCAGCCGGACCCGGCGGACCCGGTCGGCGTCCTCGCGGCCATCGGCGGCCTGGAGCACGCGGCCATCGTCGGCCTGCTCCTCGGCGGAGCCTCGCTGCGCACCCCCGTCATCCTGGACGGCGTCAGCGCCGGAGCCGCCGCCCTGGTGGCCCGGGCCATCGCCCCCGAGTCCCTCTCGGCGTGCATCGCGGGCCACCGCAGCGCCGAGCCGGGGCACGTGGCGGCCCTGAACAAGCTGGGCCTGCGCCCGCTGGTCGACCTGGACCTGCGGCTCGGCGAGGGCACCGGCGCCCTGCTGGCCCTCCCGCTCGTCCAGAGCGCGGCCCGCGCGATGCACGAGGTCGCCACGTTCGACTCGGCCGGAGTCACCGAGAAGTAG
- the cobA gene encoding uroporphyrinogen-III C-methyltransferase gives MAEHSAYPVGLRLAGRRVVVIGGGQVAQRRLPALVAAGADVLLVSPSATPSVDAMAETGEIRWERRRYRDGDLDGAWYALIATRDRVANDAASAEAEARRVWCVRADDAEAATAWTPATGRVEGVTVAVLSGNDPRRSAAVRDAVVEGLRDGSLTRNRPRTPGVALVGGGPGDPDLITVRGRRLLAEADVVIADRLGPRDLLDELPPHVEVIDAAKIPYGRYMAQEAINNALIEHAKAGKAVVRLKGGDPYVFGRGMEELQALAEAGIPCTVVPGISSSISVPGAVGIPVTHRGVAHEFTVVSGHVGPDDPRSLVDWASLAKLTGTLVVLMGVDKIGLIAEALVRHGRPADTPVAVVQEGTTATQRRVDATLATVGETVRAAEIRPPAVIVIGEVVNVAAPAGPAA, from the coding sequence ATGGCCGAACACTCCGCCTACCCCGTAGGACTCCGCCTCGCCGGCCGCCGCGTCGTCGTCATCGGCGGCGGCCAGGTCGCCCAGCGCCGGCTGCCCGCGCTGGTCGCGGCCGGCGCCGACGTCCTGCTCGTCTCGCCCTCGGCCACGCCCTCCGTGGACGCCATGGCCGAGACCGGCGAGATCCGCTGGGAGCGCCGCCGCTACCGGGACGGGGACCTGGACGGTGCCTGGTACGCGCTGATCGCGACCCGCGACCGGGTTGCCAACGACGCCGCCTCCGCCGAGGCCGAGGCCCGCCGCGTCTGGTGCGTGCGCGCCGACGACGCCGAGGCGGCCACCGCCTGGACCCCGGCCACCGGCCGCGTCGAGGGCGTCACCGTCGCCGTCCTGAGCGGCAACGACCCCCGCCGCTCCGCCGCCGTCCGCGACGCGGTCGTCGAGGGGCTGCGCGACGGCTCCCTCACCCGCAACCGCCCCCGCACCCCCGGCGTCGCCCTCGTCGGCGGCGGTCCCGGTGACCCCGACCTGATCACCGTCCGCGGGCGCCGCCTCCTCGCCGAGGCCGACGTGGTCATCGCCGACCGGCTCGGCCCCCGCGACCTCCTCGACGAACTCCCGCCGCACGTCGAGGTCATCGACGCCGCGAAGATCCCGTACGGCCGCTACATGGCCCAGGAGGCCATCAACAACGCCCTGATCGAGCACGCCAAGGCGGGCAAGGCGGTGGTCCGGCTCAAGGGCGGGGACCCGTACGTCTTCGGCCGCGGTATGGAGGAGCTCCAGGCCCTCGCCGAGGCGGGCATCCCCTGCACCGTCGTCCCCGGCATCTCCAGCTCCATCTCGGTGCCCGGAGCCGTCGGCATCCCGGTCACCCACCGCGGTGTGGCGCACGAGTTCACCGTGGTCAGCGGCCACGTCGGCCCCGATGACCCGCGCTCCCTGGTGGACTGGGCCTCCCTCGCCAAGCTCACCGGCACCCTGGTGGTCCTCATGGGCGTGGACAAGATCGGCCTCATCGCCGAGGCCCTGGTCCGCCACGGGCGCCCCGCCGACACCCCCGTCGCGGTCGTCCAGGAGGGCACCACGGCCACCCAGCGCCGCGTGGACGCCACCCTCGCCACCGTCGGCGAGACCGTACGGGCGGCGGAGATCCGTCCGCCCGCGGTCATCGTGATCGGCGAGGTCGTCAACGTCGCGGCCCCCGCCGGCCCCGCCGCCTGA
- a CDS encoding TrmH family RNA methyltransferase, whose translation MADLITVEDPDDPRLRDYTGLTDVELRRRREPAEGLFIAEGEKVIRRAKDAGYEMRSMLLSAKWVDVMRDVIDELPAPVYAVTPELAERVTGYHVHRGALASMQRKPLPAADELLAAEGAGTGHRIAVFEGFVDHANLGAAFRSAAALGISAILLSPDCADPLYRRAIKVSMGSVFSVPYARLEQWPADLEKVREAGYRILAMTPSEKATPLDQVPPERFERSAIMLGSEGHGLSTYALRAADEWVRIPMAEGIDSLNVAAASAVAFYATRPPQPPASPEA comes from the coding sequence GTGGCTGATCTCATCACCGTCGAAGACCCCGACGACCCGCGCCTTCGCGACTACACGGGCCTGACCGACGTCGAACTCCGGCGCCGGCGGGAGCCCGCGGAGGGCCTGTTCATCGCCGAGGGCGAGAAGGTCATCAGACGCGCCAAGGACGCCGGGTACGAGATGCGTTCGATGCTGCTCTCGGCCAAGTGGGTCGACGTCATGCGCGACGTCATCGACGAGCTCCCGGCGCCGGTCTACGCCGTCACCCCGGAGCTCGCCGAACGCGTCACCGGCTACCACGTGCACCGCGGCGCCCTCGCCTCGATGCAGCGCAAGCCGCTGCCGGCGGCCGACGAGCTGCTCGCGGCGGAGGGGGCGGGCACGGGACACCGGATCGCCGTCTTCGAGGGCTTCGTCGACCACGCCAACCTGGGCGCCGCCTTCCGCAGCGCCGCGGCCCTCGGCATCAGCGCGATACTGCTCTCCCCGGACTGCGCGGACCCGCTCTACCGGCGCGCCATCAAGGTCTCGATGGGCTCGGTGTTCTCGGTTCCGTACGCGCGGCTGGAGCAGTGGCCGGCCGACCTGGAGAAGGTCCGCGAGGCGGGCTACCGGATCCTGGCGATGACGCCGAGCGAGAAGGCCACACCCCTGGACCAGGTCCCGCCGGAGCGCTTCGAACGGTCCGCGATCATGCTCGGATCCGAGGGGCACGGCCTGTCCACCTACGCGCTGCGGGCCGCCGACGAGTGGGTCCGGATCCCGATGGCGGAGGGGATCGACTCCCTGAACGTGGCCGCGGCCTCGGCGGTGGCCTTCTACGCCACCCGCCCGCCGCAGCCCCCCGCTTCGCCGGAGGCCTAG
- a CDS encoding serine/threonine-protein kinase codes for MAMMRLRREDPRVVGSFRLHRRLGAGGMGVVYLGSDRRGQRVALKVIRPDLAEDQEFRSRFAREVSAARRIRGGCTARLVAADLEAERPWFATQYVPGPSLHDKVAEEGPLTAAQIAAIGAALSEGLVAVHEAGVVHRDLKPSNILLSPKGPRIIDFGIAWATGASTLTHVGTAVGSPGFLAPEQVRGAAVTPATDVFALGATLAYAATADSPFGHGSSEVMLYRVVHEEPHLIGVPDALAPLVQACLAKDPEDRPTTLQLSMRLKEIAAREAQGLSDGRPPAQRARGAERPTGRLADAYADQRTERRTGGTPAPQGPDQGHGQGQGPNSGGHARPSSSRPPSPRPSSSRNPGGPSSRPTAGRTGGRQAPRTTGAGRRPSRPDPRLMRQRLIVFVVVTLIVALGIAAAQKF; via the coding sequence ATGGCGATGATGCGGCTCCGGCGCGAGGACCCGCGTGTCGTCGGCTCATTCAGGCTGCACCGACGGCTCGGTGCCGGCGGCATGGGCGTGGTCTACCTGGGGTCGGACCGGCGTGGCCAGCGGGTCGCGCTGAAGGTGATCCGGCCCGATCTGGCCGAGGACCAGGAGTTCCGCTCGCGCTTCGCGCGCGAGGTCTCCGCGGCCCGGCGGATCCGCGGCGGGTGCACCGCGCGCCTGGTGGCCGCGGACCTGGAGGCGGAGCGCCCGTGGTTCGCCACGCAGTACGTGCCCGGCCCGTCCCTGCACGACAAGGTGGCCGAGGAGGGTCCTCTGACGGCCGCGCAGATCGCCGCGATCGGGGCCGCGCTCTCCGAGGGACTGGTCGCCGTGCACGAGGCGGGGGTCGTCCACCGCGATCTCAAGCCCTCGAACATTCTTCTGTCGCCCAAGGGTCCCCGGATCATCGACTTCGGGATCGCCTGGGCCACCGGCGCAAGCACCCTCACCCACGTGGGCACGGCCGTCGGCTCCCCCGGCTTCCTCGCGCCCGAGCAGGTGCGCGGGGCCGCCGTCACCCCGGCGACCGACGTCTTCGCGCTGGGCGCCACCCTCGCCTACGCGGCGACCGCCGACTCGCCCTTCGGGCACGGCAGTTCCGAGGTCATGCTGTACCGCGTGGTGCACGAGGAGCCGCATCTGATCGGGGTTCCGGACGCACTGGCGCCCCTCGTACAGGCCTGCCTCGCCAAGGATCCCGAGGACCGGCCCACCACGCTCCAGCTGTCGATGCGCCTGAAGGAGATCGCGGCCCGCGAGGCGCAGGGGCTGTCCGACGGGCGCCCGCCGGCGCAGCGCGCGCGGGGGGCGGAGCGGCCGACCGGGCGGCTCGCCGACGCGTACGCGGACCAGCGCACGGAGCGCCGTACGGGCGGCACCCCCGCGCCCCAGGGGCCGGACCAGGGGCACGGGCAGGGCCAGGGACCGAACAGCGGGGGGCACGCGCGGCCCTCGTCCTCCCGGCCCCCGTCCCCGCGCCCTTCGTCCTCGCGGAACCCCGGCGGCCCCTCCTCCCGGCCGACGGCCGGGCGTACGGGCGGCCGCCAGGCCCCGCGCACGACGGGAGCGGGCCGGCGCCCCTCGCGGCCGGACCCGCGGCTGATGCGCCAGCGCCTGATCGTGTTCGTCGTGGTGACGCTGATCGTGGCCCTGGGCATCGCCGCCGCCCAGAAGTTCTAG
- a CDS encoding phosphotransferase family protein, with protein sequence MNQEPLPAALAAYAGAGERGTPYELLAEREDGTVVRCGEIVAKAHAGDSDRAGLAVRMRIAADQALAGVLLAPLRPEVGYLAGRPVSLWPYGAPVDPERPEDAPWEAAGRLLAALHRVPVHRLPGPVPPMRGPAKLARALRRLSRATAPDAVRGRDGARSADGARGPGGMRPGTALVPGPAEGRPAGDLVRAAARTLPAWVRGEAPAPRGGTLCHGDLHLGQLVRGPGPDGGWRLIDVDDLGVGIPAWDLARPAAWYAAGLLDTGAWVRFLDSYRAAGGPAAGPPGSDPWPELDLAARALTVQTAALALAKSAESHRRLEDVERLMVESCARIASLPPDLEPQPPS encoded by the coding sequence ATGAACCAGGAGCCACTGCCCGCCGCCCTCGCGGCGTACGCCGGCGCGGGGGAGCGGGGCACCCCGTACGAACTGCTCGCCGAGCGCGAGGACGGGACCGTCGTGCGCTGCGGCGAGATCGTCGCCAAGGCGCACGCCGGGGACAGCGACCGCGCGGGCCTGGCCGTACGGATGAGGATCGCCGCGGACCAGGCGCTGGCCGGGGTGCTGCTGGCCCCGCTGCGCCCCGAGGTCGGCTACCTCGCGGGCCGGCCGGTGTCCCTGTGGCCGTACGGGGCCCCCGTCGACCCGGAGCGGCCCGAGGACGCCCCCTGGGAGGCGGCGGGGCGGCTGCTGGCGGCCCTGCACCGGGTGCCCGTGCACCGGCTGCCCGGACCGGTCCCCCCGATGCGCGGTCCGGCCAAGCTGGCCCGCGCCCTGCGCCGCCTGTCCCGGGCGACGGCTCCCGACGCGGTCCGCGGCCGGGACGGTGCGCGCAGCGCCGACGGCGCCCGCGGCCCCGGCGGGATGCGGCCCGGGACCGCGCTCGTGCCCGGCCCCGCCGAGGGCCGGCCCGCCGGCGACCTCGTACGGGCCGCCGCGCGGACCCTGCCCGCCTGGGTCCGGGGGGAGGCCCCGGCACCCCGGGGCGGCACCCTGTGCCACGGGGACCTGCACCTGGGCCAGTTGGTGCGCGGGCCCGGCCCCGACGGGGGCTGGCGCCTCATCGACGTGGACGACCTGGGGGTCGGCATCCCGGCGTGGGATCTGGCCCGGCCGGCCGCCTGGTACGCCGCCGGGCTGCTGGACACCGGCGCCTGGGTCCGCTTCCTCGACTCCTACCGCGCCGCGGGCGGCCCCGCGGCGGGGCCGCCCGGCTCCGACCCCTGGCCGGAACTGGACCTCGCGGCCCGGGCCCTCACCGTGCAGACCGCGGCCCTCGCCCTGGCCAAATCGGCGGAAAGCCACCGCCGACTCGAAGACGTGGAACGGCTGATGGTGGAATCCTGTGCCCGAATTGCCTCCCTCCCGCCCGACTTGGAGCCGCAGCCTCCGTCGTAG
- a CDS encoding zf-TFIIB domain-containing protein, which yields MQCPKCHAMMHTYNRNGVQIEQCSNCRGIFLDYGELEALTRLESQYTGGQYGQVPPPAAPPAPYPAAHAPAPAWGAPHHGGHGHGHHGHHKGGFGRMLFSS from the coding sequence ATGCAGTGTCCGAAGTGTCACGCGATGATGCACACCTACAACCGCAACGGTGTCCAGATCGAGCAGTGCAGCAACTGCCGCGGCATCTTCCTCGACTACGGCGAGCTGGAGGCGCTGACCCGCCTGGAGTCGCAGTACACCGGCGGCCAGTACGGCCAGGTCCCGCCGCCCGCCGCGCCCCCGGCCCCCTACCCGGCCGCGCACGCCCCCGCCCCCGCCTGGGGCGCCCCGCACCACGGCGGCCACGGCCACGGCCACCACGGCCACCACAAGGGCGGCTTCGGCCGGATGCTCTTCTCCTCCTGA
- a CDS encoding chorismate-binding protein yields MHDLLPLARFGGLLATDLRDVTSDPSALDSTGFWAVAADFEGRLVCARFGDIRPDPVPAPVPGAWRGPAADRWSSSLDRAAYTAGVRRIREYIAAGEVYQANLCRVMSAPLPDPDRADVDALTALLARGNPAPYAGTIRLPAHGVEIATASPELYLRRAGRHVESGPIKGTGRTAADLLPKDHAENVMIVDLVRNDLGRVCATGSVTVPELCAVEEHPGLVHLVSTVSGELAAGAGWPELLAATFPPGSVTGAPKSSALRIIEALETAPRGPYCGGIGWVDADRGTAELAVGIRTFWIDRTRPGGPSLLFGTGAGITWGSDPDREWAETELKAARLLRVASGTHEVSGTPG; encoded by the coding sequence GTGCACGACCTGCTTCCCCTGGCCCGCTTCGGCGGCCTCCTCGCGACCGACCTCCGAGACGTCACCAGCGACCCCTCCGCCCTCGACTCGACGGGCTTCTGGGCGGTCGCCGCGGACTTCGAGGGCCGGCTGGTCTGCGCCCGCTTCGGCGACATACGCCCCGACCCCGTCCCGGCCCCCGTCCCGGGGGCCTGGCGAGGCCCCGCCGCCGACCGGTGGTCCTCCTCCCTCGACCGCGCGGCCTACACGGCCGGCGTACGCCGCATCCGCGAGTACATCGCCGCCGGCGAGGTCTACCAGGCCAACCTCTGCCGCGTGATGTCCGCGCCCCTGCCCGACCCGGACCGCGCCGACGTCGACGCCCTCACGGCGCTCCTCGCCCGCGGTAATCCCGCCCCGTACGCAGGAACGATTCGTCTCCCGGCCCACGGCGTGGAGATCGCCACCGCCTCGCCCGAGCTGTACCTGCGCCGGGCCGGCCGCCACGTGGAGTCCGGTCCCATCAAGGGCACCGGCCGCACCGCAGCCGACCTCCTGCCGAAGGACCACGCCGAGAACGTCATGATCGTGGACCTCGTACGCAACGACCTCGGCCGGGTCTGCGCCACCGGCTCCGTCACCGTCCCCGAGCTGTGCGCCGTGGAGGAGCACCCGGGCCTGGTCCACCTCGTCTCCACCGTCAGCGGCGAACTCGCCGCCGGCGCCGGCTGGCCCGAGCTGCTCGCCGCCACCTTCCCGCCCGGCTCCGTCACCGGCGCCCCCAAGTCCTCCGCGCTGCGGATCATCGAGGCCCTGGAGACCGCCCCCCGCGGCCCCTACTGCGGGGGCATCGGCTGGGTCGACGCCGACCGCGGCACCGCCGAGCTCGCCGTCGGCATCCGCACCTTCTGGATCGACCGGACGCGCCCGGGCGGCCCCAGCCTGCTCTTCGGCACCGGCGCCGGCATCACCTGGGGCTCCGACCCCGACCGCGAATGGGCCGAGACGGAGCTCAAGGCCGCCCGCCTGCTCCGGGTAGCGTCGGGAACCCATGAGGTGAGCGGCACCCCTGGGTGA